In Takifugu flavidus isolate HTHZ2018 chromosome 5, ASM371156v2, whole genome shotgun sequence, the following proteins share a genomic window:
- the wdfy3 gene encoding WD repeat and FYVE domain-containing protein 3 isoform X7 produces MLAERREKSRATFGLTKPLKMNMVKRIMGRPRQEECSPQDNALGLMHLRRLFSELCHPPRHMTQKEQEEKLYMMLPVFNRVFGNAPPSTMTEKFSDLLQFTTQVSRLMVTEIRRRASNKSTEAASRAIVQFLEVNQSEETSRGWMLLTTINLLASSGQKTVDCMTTMSVPSTLVKCLYLFFDLPHMTEAPVGPTSQPPPPPPPPTPIQEKTPGQVQTQQELAPADRRALLQKVFVQILVKLCTFVSPAEELAQKDDLQLLFSAITSWCPPHNLPWRRSAGEVLTTISRHGLSVNVVKYIHEKECLATCVQNMQQSDDLSPLEIVDMFAGLSCFLKDSSDVSQTLLDDFRMCQGYAFLCDLMLRLEQAKEDESKDALKDLVNLVTCLTTYGVTELKPAGLTTGAPFLLPGFVLPQPSGKGHTVRNIQAFSVLQNAFLRAKTSRLACMLLDAIGNIYAADSANYFILESQHTLSQFAERVAKLPEAQAKYFELLEFVVFSLNYVPCKELFSVSVLLKSSTSHACSITAVRTLLKLAHHDPVFSDVLREVGLLEVLVNLLHKYAALLKEPTQQHPHNNDQGDCKNNTAAEEQKQLALLVMETLTVLLQGFNNTNAALFREFGGARCVHNIVKYRQCREHALLIIQQLVLSPSGDDDMGTLLGLMHSAPSTELQLKTDVLRALLAVLRESHRTRTVFRKVGGFVYVTSLLVAMERSLCQPPRQGWDRVNQNQVFELLHTVICTLTAAMRYEPANSHFFRTEIQYEKLADAVRLLGCFSDTKKLGPTSVFPSNAQPFQRLLEEEATTGGCAGDSVCPTLKHCSKLFIYLYKMATDSFDRHGYYGATGPSAPVKALSDLKLHIANPSHPISSSSSSDTVVIHPGAVLAMLDLLPSVSSDSQPEHALDLQLAVANILQLLVNSDRNQQVLCEACLHQRLLLRCSHALGDEDHPLHPPLQRMFERLASQALQPMALREFLRLGNPLNCGAWDKKLLKQYRVHKPSSLGYDAETRNSMTLSMEGFGPDSVFTTPAEDNGQYRISRSLVRSPEGSTVPLTRVKCLVSMTTPHDIRLNGSAVTPAFVEFDNSLEGFGCLFLPSLAPHNAPTNNTNASGVSDGAVLSGMGTGERLFPPPSGLSYSTWFCVERFSSAPQAHPVRLLTIVRRATTSEQHYVCLAVVLSAKDRSVTVSTKEELLQTYSADESSEEASFYEILPCCARFRCGEVIAEGQWHHLVLVMSKGMLKNSMATLYLDGQLINTVKLHYIHTAPGGSGSTNPPVVSTVYGYVGTPPAQRQLSNLVWRLGSSYFLEEVLPATSVAAIFELGPNYVGSFQAVYLPCKDSKAEVSPASPVALVPEEKVSFSLCSLSVSTLTVAKIRKVYNKLDSKAIAKQLAVSSHENATPVKLIHNAAGHLNGPARTIGAAVVGYLGVRAFVTKPVATNLQYVGGAAAILGLVAMASDVEGLYAAVKALVCVVKSNPLASKEMERIKGYQLLAMLLKKKRSLLNSHILHLTFSLVGTVDSGHETAIIPNSTAFQDLLCDFEVWLHAPYELHLSLFEHFIELLTESSEAAKNAKLLREFQLIPRLLLTLRDTSLSQPTIAAICNVLSLLLQAFPNPYDLLRFGQFISSTLPTFAVCEKFVVMEINNEEKLDGGNDDDFGGLLSANLILLRNRLLDNLLRLLFTTKEKCSISAQACEELVRTLGFDWLLMFMEEHLHSSTVTAALWILVVLLSNQSILNRFREGLCGGGWLDHTDSVLTNKIGTVLGFNVGRSAGGRSTVREINREACHFQGFPVLQTLLPKHTNVPELYFLLMALFLQQPVTELPDSLHIHFDLDSIWTFIFGMPASSATVVGSIHNVCTEAAFLLLAMLRSMLNLPWQSEEEGSWLREYPVTLMQFFRYLYHNVTDLSPMWHSADFLCALAAAVFPFNIRPYSEMVTDLDDEAGSPIEEFKAFAGDSCMNRSQSEYCNVGSKTSLTNHPAKKYVFDFMRVLIMDNLCMTPASKQTPIVDLLLEASPERSTRTQQKEFQSNILDGVMEHLLAADVLLGEDASLPLSSGGSYQILVNNVFYFTQRVVDKLWQGMFNKDSKLVVDFIVQLIGQSKRRSQGLSLDTIYHCLNRTVLYQLCRPHKTVAQQVALLDALRVLTVNRNLVLGPGNHDQDFAACLAHCFICLHSGSSVEGFGLEAEARMTTWHVMMPTENEADATHSHDVSEGRQLLLKAVNRVWTELMHSKRQMLEDIFKVSLPCNDRGHVDITTAKPALEEPALKSWQNHLVYEKKCVGRGEALAPASQSKLSRVSSNFGLSKLTGVRRNKKENSLNKNSLSAQETFQWMFTHIAVVRDLVAMQYKEHQERQQNSLKYVTEEWASIEYELLRERGLWGPPIGSHLDKFMLEMTEGPCRMRKKMVRNDMFYIHYPYIPEIEPNTNSAQKPLRYRRAISYDSKEYYMRLLSGNPGMYQHSVEHSTEGETTPHEPEHGEDTIARVKGLVKAPLKRSRSTADGADEDGQDQLQEQLLESGGPEEEQRTDNTSLLRLLEEGEKIQHMYRCARVQGLDTSEGLLLFGKEHFYVIDGYTMTVSREIRDIDTLPTNLHEAIIPQGARQGQSQLKRTCSIFAYEDIKEVHKRRYLLQPIAVEVFSADGRNYLLAFQKGVRNKVYQRFLAVVPSLADSSESVSGQRPNTSVEQGSGLLSTLVGEKSVTQRWERGEISNFQYLMHLNTLAGRSYNDLMQYPVFPWILADYDSEELDLSNPKTFRNLAKPMGAQTDDRLAQYKKRYKDWEDPNGETPAYHYGTHYSSAMIVASYLVRMEPFTQIFLRLQGGHFDLADRMFHSVREAWFSASKHNMADVKELIPEFFYLPEFLLNSNNFDLGAKQNGIKLADVILPPWAKGDPREFIRVHREALECDYVSAHLHEWIDLIFGYKQQGPPAVEAVNVFHHLFYEGQVDIYNINDPLKETATIGFINNFGQIPKQLFKKPHPPKRVRSKANGDIMSVPPSSNTDKIFFHHLDNLRPSLAPVKELKEPVGQIVCTDKGILAVEQNKVLVPPTWSKTFAWGYADLSCRLANYDSDKALVVYECLSEWGQILCAICPNPKLVITGGTSTAICVWETGTSKERAKSITLKQALLGHTDAVTCLTASSAYRIVVSGSRDRTCIIWDLNKLSFVTQLRGHRAPVSALCINELTGDIVSCAGTYIHVWSINGSPISSANTFTGRSQQILCCCVSEMNEWDMQNVIVTGHSDGVVRFWRMEFLQVPETPAPQPVEPDVPDCCGEEKIEGGEAQNGDDDSSDSDADEPGSNQEPKAPRNPSAGGGSQPGSTVHRPRGPSARAGASWSMDSSSDDSHRWSDTLSVDEKDGFVFVNYSEGQAKVPHPHPCNPGQSSAPQPFQPPNTDARTYNQLRTGYRWERQLVFRSKLTMHTAFDRKDNAHPAEITSLAISKDHSKILVGDGRGRVFSWSVSDQPGRSAADHWVKDEVVDSCSGCTVRFSLTERRHHCRNCGQLFCQKCSRFQSEIKRLKISSPVRVCQNCYYNLQHELGTEGRN; encoded by the exons ATGCTGGCGGAGCgcagagagaagagcag GGCCACCTTTGGTCTGACAAAGCCTCTAAAGATGAACATGGTGAAGAGGATCATGGGGCGGCCGAGGCAGGAGGAGTGCAGCCCCCAGGACAACGCCCTGGGTCTAATGCATCTGCGCCGCCTCTTCTCCGAGCTGTGCCACCCTCCTCGCCACATGacccagaaggagcaggaggagaagctgtACATGATGCTCCCAGTATTCAACAGG gTTTTTGGAAATGCGCCGCCCAGCACCATGACGGAGAAATtctctgacctgctgcagttTACCACCCAGGTCTCGCGCCTAATGGTGACCGAGATTAGGCGAAGAGCTTCAAACAAATCCACCG AGGCAGCCAGTCGAGCTATTGTCCAGTTCCTGGAGGTGAACCAGAGTGAGGAGACGAGTCGTGGgtggatgctgctgaccaccATTAATCTTTTGGCCTCTTCTGGACAG AAAACTGTGGACTGCATGACCACCATGTCCGTACCATCCACACTGGTCAAATGCCTCTACCTGTTCTTCGACCTGCCTCACATGACCGAGGCACCAGTAGGTCCCACGTCTCAgccaccgccgccacctccacctccaacaCCCATCCAGGAGAAGACCCCAGGTCAGGTTCAAACCCAGCAAGAGCTGGCTCCTGCGGACCGGCGGGCACTCCTGCAAAAAGTCTTTGTGCAG ATCCTGGTAAAACTCTGCACATTTGTGTCTCCTGCTGAGGAGCTGGCCCAAAAAgatgacctccagctcctgttcAGTGCCATCACCTCTTGGTGCCCCCCCCACAACCTGCCTTGGAGGAGGAGTGCGGGGGAGGTGCTCACCACCATCTCCAGACACGGCCTCAGTGTCAACGTGGTCAAATATATCCACG AGAAGGAATGTCTGGCAACGTGCGTTCAGAACATGCAGCAGTCTGATGACCTGTCCCCACTTGAGATTGTGGACATGTTTGCCGGCCTGTCCTGCTTCCTCAAAGACTCCAGTGACGTGTCGCAAACGCTGCTGGATGATTTTCGAATGTGCCAGGGTTACGCCTTCCTCTGCGACCTCATGCTCAG GTTGGAGCAGGCCAAGGAGGATGAGTCAAAAGACGCACTGAAGGACCTTGTGAACCTCGTTACCTGCCTGACCACATATGGTGTAACAGAGCTGAAACCGGCTGGTCTCACAACTGGGGCGCCCTTCCTGCTCCCCGGCTTTGTTCTCCCCCAACCTTCTGGGAAAG GCCACACGGTGCGTAACATCCAGGCGTTTTCAGTACTCCAGAACGCCTTCCTGAGGGCAAAAACCAGCCGTCTGGCTTGCATGCTTCTGGACGCCATTGGGAACATATACGCGGCAGACTCGGCCAACTACTTCATCCTGGAGTCACAGCATACACTGTCACAGTTCGCGGAGCGTGTGGCCAAGCTCCCCGAGGCTCAGGCAAAGTACTTTGAGCTTCTGGAGTTTGTCGTCTTCAGCCTCAATTATGTGCCATGCAAAGAGCTGTTCAGCGTCAGCGTGCTGCTGAAGTCGAGCACATCGCACGCCTGCAGCATCACTGCTGTGAGGACGCTGCTGAAGCTGGCCCATCACGACCCGGTGTTCAGTGATGTGCTGAGGGAAGTGGGCCTGCTGGAGGTACTGGTTAACCTGCTGCACAAGTATGCTGCCCTGCTTAAAGagcccacacagcagcaccccCACAATAATGACCAAG GtgactgtaaaaacaacacagcagcagaagagcagaagCAGTTGGCGTTGCTAGTCATGGAAACACTAACCGTGCTCCTGCAAGGCTTTAACAACACTAATGCAG CCCTCTTCAGAGAGTTTGGCGGCGCTCGCTGTGTTCACAACATTGTAAAGTACCGGCAGTGTCGGGAGCACGCGCTGCTCATCATCCAACAGCTGGTCCTGTCGCCCAGCGGGGATGATGACATGGGTACACTGCTGGGCCTCATGCACTCTGCACCTTctactgagctgcagctgaagaccGACGTATTGCGG GCTCTGTTAGCCGTGCTACGCGAGAGTCACCGCACTCGAACCGTGTTCCGCAAGGTGGGCGGCTTCGTCTACGTCACCTCCCTGCTGGTAGCCATGGAGCGCTCGCTGTGCCAGCCGCCGCGGCAAGGCTGGGACCGGGtgaaccagaaccaggtctTTGAGCTTCTGCACACCGTCATCTGCACGCTCACCGCTGCCATGCGCTACGAGCCCGCCAACTCCCACTTCTTCCGTACGGAGATCCAGTATGAGAAGCTTGCCGATGCAGTGAG GCTGCTGGGGTGTTTCTCAGACACAAAGAAGCTGGGTCCAACAAGTGTGTTCCCCTCCAATGCTCAGCCTTTCCAaaggctgctggaggaggaggccaccACAGGGGGCTGTGCCGGAGACAGCGTCTGCCCCACACTCAAACACTGCAGCAAGCTGTTCATCTACCTGTACAAGATGGCCACTGATTCATTTGATAG ACATGGCTACTATGGGGCCACTGGTCCATCTGCCCCAGTCAAAGCCCTCTCAGACCTTAAGCTCCACATAGCCAACCCCTCCCATCCcatttcttcttcgtcttcatcTGACACGGTGGTCATCCACCCAGGAGCTGTCCTGGCCATGCTCGACCTGCTGCCCTCTGTGTCCTCGGACAGCCAGCCTGAG CACgctctggacctgcagctggccGTGGCCAACATCCTCCAGCTTCTGGTGAACAGTGACAGGAACCAACAGGTGCTGTGTGAAGCTTGTCTCCACCAACGGCTACTGCTGCGCTGCAGCCATGCCCTGGGCGACGAAGACCaccctctgcacccccccctGCAGAGGATGTTTGAGAGGCTGGCTTCACAGGCCCTGCAGCCAATGGCACTCAG gGAGTTCTTGCGCCTTGGAAACCCTCTGAACTGTGGTGCCTGGGATaagaagctgctgaagcagtACCGGGTTCACAAGCCCAGCTCTCTCGGCTATGATGCAGAGACGAGAA ACAGTATGACCCTGTCCATGGAGGGCTTCGGCCCAGACAGCGTCTTTACCACTCCAGCCGAGGACAATGGTCAGTATCGCATTAGCCGCAGCCTCGTGCGctcacctgaaggcagcaccGTACCACTAACCCGAGTCAAGTGCCTGGTATCCATGACGACGCCCCACGATATCCGCTTGAATGGGTCGGCCGTTACGCCTGCATTTGTGGAGTTTGACAACTCGCTGGAAGGCTTCGG GTGCCTGTTTCTGCCCAGTCTGGCGCCCCACAACGCCCCCACCAACAACACTAATGCCTCAGGTGTCAGTGACGGAGCGGTGCTGAGTGGAATGGGTACAG GAGAGCGCTTGttccctcctccttcaggtcTGAGTTACTCCACCTGGTTCTGTGTGGAGCGGTTCAGCTCGGCTCCGCAGGCGCACCCGGTGAGGCTGCTGACCATCGTCCGCCGGGCCACAACCTCAGAACAGCACTATGTCTGCCTGGCTGTGGTCCTGTCTGCCAAAGATCGCTCCGTCACCGTCTCCACCAAGGAAGAGCTGCTTCAGACGTACT CAGCGGATGAGTCGAGTGAAGAAGCCTCCTTCTATGAGATCTTGCCCTGCTGCGCCCGTTTCCGCTGCGGTGAAGTCATCGCGGAGGGCCAGTGGCACCacctggtgctggtgatgagtAAAGGCATGCTAAAGAACAGCATGGCCACGCTCTACCTCGATGGTCAGCTGATTAACACTGTCAAG CTTCACTACATCCACACTGCACCAGGTGGCTCCGGGTCCACCAACCCACCTGTGGTGAGCACTGTGTATGGGTACGTGGGAACCCCACCTGCCCAGCGGCAGCTTTCCAATCTGGTCTGGCGTCTGGGGTCCAGTTATTTTCTGGAGGAGGTCCTGCCAGCCACCAGCGTGGCTGCCATCTTTGAGCTAGGACCGAACTACGTGGGCAGCTTTCAGGCTGTCTACCTACCTT GTAAAGACTCAAAGGCGGAAGTATCCCCTGCCTCCCCCGTCGCACTAGTACCAGAGGAGAAGGTGTCCTTCAGTCTCTGTTCACTCTCTGTCTCCACTCTCACCGTGGCCAAGATCAGAAAAGTCTACAACAAACTTGACAGCAAAGCTATTGCCAAACAG CTCGCTGTGTCGTCTCATGAAAACGCCACTCCAGTCAAGCTGATCCACAACGCTGCTGGCCACCTCAACGGCCCCGCCAGGACCATCGGCGCAGCAGTCGTTGGATATTTAG GGGTCCGTGCGTTTGTGACCAAACCTGTGGCCACCAACCTGCAATATGTGGGTGGGGCGGCTGCCATTTTGGGCTTGGTTGCCATGGCTTCAGATGTGGAGGGGCTGTATGCAGCGGTCAAGGCTTTGGTGTGTGTTGTTAAGAGTAACCCGCTGGCCAGTAAGGAAATGGAGCGCATCAAAGGCTACCAG CTTCTGGCCATGCTGCTAAAGAAGAAGCGCTCACTCCTCAACAGCCACATCCTCCATCTCACCTTCTCTTTAGTAGGAACAGTGGATAGCGGCCATGAGACAGCCATCATTCCCAACTCCACTGCTTTCCAGGACCTGCTCTGTGACTTTGAG gTCTGGCTCCACGCTCCCTACGagctccatctctctctgtttGAGCACTTCATCGAACTCCTGACAGAATCAAG TGAGGCTGCTAAGAATGCCAAACTGCTGAGAGAGTTTCAGCTGATCCCCAGACTGCTCCTGACTCTGAGAGACACGTCACTCTCCCAGCCAACCATAGCTGCCATCTGCAACGTCCTCAGTTTGCTGCTACAGGCCTTCCCGAATCCATACGATCTACTGCG TTTTGGCCAGTTCATCTCTTCCACTCTCCCCACGTTTGCTGTGTGTGAGAAgtttgttgtcatggaaattAACAATGAGGAGAAGCTGGATGGAG GTAATGACGATGATTTTGGTGGTCTCCTGTCAGCCAACCTCATTCTGCTGAGGAATCGACTGCTGGATAACCTGCTCAGACTGCTTTTCACCACCAAAGAAAAATGTTCCATCAGTGCCCA AGCGTGTGAGGAGCTGGTTCGGACACTTGGTTTTGATTGGCTCCTGATGTTCATGGAGGAACATCTACACTCGAGCACAGTCACGGCCGCTCTGTGgatcctggtggtgctgctctcCAATCAGTCTATACTCAACCGCTTCAGAGAGGGCCTGTGTGGTGGCGGCTGGCTGGACCACACCGACTCTGTCCTGACCAATAAGATCGGCACCGTGCTGG GCTTTAATGTGGGTCGCAGCGCTGGCGGACGCTCCACAGTGCGCGAGATCAACCGGGAAGCTTGCCACTTCCAAGGATTCCCAGTGTTACAGACTCTGctgcccaaacacacaaatgtgccaGAGCTTTACTTCCTGCTCATGGCCCTGTTCTTGCAACAGCCGGTTACTGAGCTGCCAGACAGTCTACACATACAT TTTGACCTGGACTCAATCTGGACCTTCATCTTTGGAATGCCAGCCTCTAGTGCAACAGTAGTTGGCTCCATCCACAATGTCTGTACCGAGGCTGCCTTCCTGCTTCTGGCCATGCTGCGCAGCATGCTCAACCTG CCATGGCAGTCAGAGGAGGAAGGGTCCTGGCTGAGGGAGTATCCAGTCACCCTCATGCAATTCTTTAGGTATCTTTACCATAATGTGACCGACCTTTCACCGATGTGGCACAgtgctgacttcctgtgtgctcTGGCAGCAGCCGTGTTTCCTTTCAACATACGGCCCTATTCTGAGATG GTCACTGATTTAGATGATGAGGCAGGTTCTCCCATTGAGGAGTTCAAGGCTTTTGCTGGCGACTCCTGTATGAATCGCAGCCAATCGGAATACTGTAACGTGGGCTCCAAGACTTCCCTGACCAACCACCCAGCCAAAAAATACGTCTTTGACTTCATGAGGGTCCTCATCATGGACAACCTCTGTATGACCCCAGCCAGCAAGCAGACACCCATCGTTGACCTACTGTTGGAG GCCTCCCCAGAGCGCTCCaccagaacacagcagaaggaATTTCAATCAAACATCTTGGATGGGGTCATGGAACATCTTTTGGCCGCTGATGTCCTTTTAG GTGAAGATGCCTCTCTGCCCCTCAGCAGTGGAGGCAGTTATCAGATCCTGGTCAACAATGTCTTTTACTTCACGCAACGGGTGGTGGACAAGCTGTGGCAGGGCATGTTCAACAAGGACTCCAAACTAGTGGTGGACTTCATTGTTCAGCTCATAGGACAG TCTAAGAGACGCTCCCAGGGTCTCTCCCTCGACACCATCTACCACTGTCTGAACCGGACGGTGCTCTACCAGCTCTGTCGACCCCACAAGACGGTCGCTCAGCAGGTGGCACTGCTGGACGCTCTGAGGGTACTGACGGTCAACCGCAACCTGGTGCTCGGCCCCGGCAACCACGACCAAGACTTTGCGGCCTGTCTGGCTCACTGCTTCATCTGCCTGCATAGTGGGAG cagcgtgGAGGGATTTGGCCTGGAGGCCGAGGCTAGGATGACAACCTGGCACGTCATGATGCCGACAGAGAATGAAGCTGATGCTACACACAGCCATGATGTCAGCGAGG GCCGGCAGCTGCTGTTAAAGGCCGTAAACAGAGTGTGGACGGAGCTGATGCACAGCAAACGTCAGATGCTGGAGGACATATTCAAAGTGTCTCTACCCTGCAATGATAGGGGCCATGTGGACATCACCACGGCCAAGCCAGCTCTGGAAGAGCCAGCCCTGAAGAGCTGGCAGAACCACCTCG tGTACGAGAAGAAGTGTGTGGGTCGAGGGGAGGCTCTGGCGCCGGCAAGCCAGTCCAAACTGTCCAGGGTGAGCAGCAACTTCGGCCTCTCAAAGCTAACGGGCGTCCGCCGCAACAAAAAGGAGAACAGCCTGAACAAGAACAGCctctctgcacag GAGACGTTCCAGTGGATGTTCACTCACATCGCTGTCGTCCGAGACCTGGTGGCTATGCAGTACAAAGAGCATCAAGAG CGGCAGCAGAACTCCCTGAAGTACGTGACCGAGGAGTGGGCGTCCATTGAGTACGAGCTCCTGCGCGAAAGGGGCCTCTGGGGTCCTCCCATAGGTTCCCACCTGGACAAGTTCATGCTGGAGATGACAGAGGGTCCCTGTAGAATGCGAAAGAAGATGGTTCGCAATGACATGTTCTACATCCACTATCCGTACATCCCTGAAATAGAGCCAAACACGAACTCGGCCCAG AAGCCTCTTCGTTATCGACGAGCCATCAGCTATGACAGTAAAGAGTACTACATGCGTTTGCTGTCTGGAAATCCTGGCATGTATCAGCACTCTGTAGAGCATAGCACAGAAGGAGAGACCACGCCGCACGAACCCGAGCATGGAGAGGACACCATTGCGAGAGTCAAGG gTCTGGTGAAGGCTCCTCTGAAGAGATCCAGGTCAACCGCAGACGGGGCAGATGAAGACGGTCAGGATCAGcttcaggagcagctgctggagtcaGGAGGGCCTGAGGAAGAGCAGCGGACCGACAACACGTCCCTGCTGCGcctcctggaggagggagagaag ATCCAGCACATGTACCGCTGTGCCAGGGTCCAGGGGCTCGATACGAGCGAGGGGCTGCTTCTGTTTGGGAAAGAGCACTTTTATGTCATCGACGGCTACACCATGACTGTGTCCCGGGAGATCAGGGACATTGACACATTGCCCACCAA TTTGCATGAAGCCATAATCCCCCAAGGAGCACGACAAGGACAGAGTCAGCTGAAGAGAACCTGCAGCATCTTTGCCTATGAAGATATCAAGGAGGTGCACAAGAGACGAtacctgctgcag CCCATTGCAGTGGAAGTTTTCTCAGCGGACGGCAGGAACTATTTGTTAGCCTTCCAGAAAGGAGTCCGCAACAAAGTTTACCAAAG GTTTCTGGCCGTGGTGCCTTCACTGGCAGACAGTTCAGAATCAGTTTCAGGCCAGCGACCCAACACCAGCGTGGAGCAAGG CTCGGGCCTCCTCAGCACTCTGGTCGGTGAAAAGTCAGTGACTCAGAGGTGGGAG CGGGGAGAGATCAGTAATTTCCAGTACCTGATGCATCTGAACACACTGGCAGGACGATCCTACAACGATCTCATGCAGTATCCTGTCTTCCCCTGGATTCTGGCCGATTATGACTCGGAG GAACTGGACCTAAGCAATCCCAAGACATTCCGTAATCTGGCCAAACCCATGGGTGCGCAGACTGATGACAGACTGGCGCAGTACAAGAAGAGATACAAGGACTGGGAAGACCCCAACG GTGAAACCCCAGCGTACCACTATGGCACCCACTACTCATCAGCCATGATTGTTGCTTCTTACCTGGTCCGGATGGAACCCTTCACACAGATTTTCCTCAGACTTCAG GGAGGTCATTTTGACCTGGCGGACAGGATGTTCCACAGTGTGCGTGAAGCCTGGTTCTCTGCCTCCAAACACAACATGGCTGACGTCAAAGAGCTCATACCAGAGTTCTTCTACCTGCCCGAGTTCCTGCTCAACTCCAACAACTTTGACTTGG gTGCCAAACAGAATGGCATTAAGCTGGCTGACGTCATCCTGCCACCTTGGGCAAAGGGAGACCCACGAGAGTTTATCAGGGTCCACAGAGAG GCGCTGGAGTGTGATTACGTCTCAGCTCACCTCCACGAATGGATCGACCTCATTTTTGGCTACAAGCAACAGGGTCCACCGGCTGTAGAGGCAGTCAACGTCTTTCATCACCTGTTTTATGAGGGACAGGTGGACATTTACAACATCAATGACCCTCTGAAGGAGACGGCCACCATCGGGTTCATTAATAATTTTGGACAAATCCCAAAACAG CTGTTTAAGAAACCTCATCCACCCAAACGGGTGCGCAGCAAAGCGAACGGTGACATAATGAGTGTTCCTCCAAGCTCCAACACTGACAAGATCTTCTTCCATCATCTGGACAATCTCAGACCCTCTCTAGCACCGGTCAAAG AGCTGAAGGAGCCTGTTGGACAGATCGTGTGCACTGACAAGGGCATACTGGCTGTGGAGCAGAATAAAGTTCTGGTTCCACCTACATGGAGTAAGACCTTTGCCTGGGGCTACGCTGACCTGAGCTGTCGTCTGGCTAACTATGACTCTGACAAG GCACTAGTGGTGTATGAATGTCTGTCAGAATGGGGCCAGATCCTTTGTGCCATATGCCCAAACCCAAAGCTGGTCATCACCGGTGGCACCAGCACCGCCATCTGCGTGTGGGAGACGGGAACCTCCAAGGAGAGGGCAAAATCAATTACACTCAAACAG GCACTACTGGGTCACACAGACGCTGTAACGTGTCTGACGGCGTCATCGGCGTACCGCATCGTTGTGAGCGGCTCCCGGGATCGAACCTGCATCATCTGGGACCTCAACAAACTTTCCTTTGTTACTCAACTCAGGGGGCATCGGGCACCCGTCTCAGCTCTGTGCATCAATGAACTGACG GGGGATATCGTATCCTGCGCAGGCACGTACATTCACGTGTGGAGCATTAACGGCAGCCCCATTTCCAGCGCCAACACCTTCACAGGGCGCAGTCAGCAGATCCTGTGCTGCTGCGTGTCAGAGATGAACGAGTGGGACATGCAGAACGTCATCGTCACTGGGCACTCCGATGGAGTAGTCAGG tTTTGGAGAATGGAGTTCCTCCAAGTCCCAGAAACCCCTGCCCCACAACCAGTGGAACCAGATGTGCCCGACTGCTGTGGGGAGGAGAAAATTG AGGGCGGGGAGGCCCAAAATGGCGACGATGACAGCAGTGACTCGGATGCAGATGAGCCCGGTTCGAATCAAGAGCCCAAAGCACCACGGAATCCATCAGCCGGTGGCGGCAGCCAACCTGGCAGCACCGTCCACAGACCCAGAG GGCCTTCAGCCCGAGCAGGGGCCTCCTGGTCCATGGACAGCAGCTCTGACGACTCTCACCGCTGGTCAGACACGCTCAGCGTCGACGAGAAGGACGGCTTTGTGTTTGTCAACTACTCAGAGGGCCAAGCTAAAGTTCCTCACCCTCACCCATGTAACCCAGGCCAGAGCTCTGCGCCACAGCCTTTCCAGCCCCCCAACACGGACGCACGCACCTACAACCAGCTCAGAACAG